From a single Geotoga petraea genomic region:
- a CDS encoding OadG family protein: MNNVGLITISGIFTVFTVLIILMIVYYLFGYFANRNSKNKDHIKNIPTPKETNKNPEPISKLENLESKNSDEEIAAISGAIYSIIDSSKYKIKSINKSKNVRKVNNSRWGSVPPVNTWRTNR, encoded by the coding sequence ATGAATAATGTTGGTTTAATAACAATTAGCGGAATATTTACTGTTTTTACTGTTTTAATTATTTTAATGATTGTTTATTATCTATTTGGTTACTTTGCAAATAGAAACAGTAAAAATAAAGATCATATAAAAAATATTCCGACACCAAAAGAAACAAATAAAAATCCTGAACCAATTTCTAAATTAGAAAACCTTGAATCAAAAAATTCAGATGAAGAAATTGCAGCGATATCTGGAGCTATTTACTCTATTATAGATAGTTCAAAATACAAAATAAAGAGTATAAACAAAAGTAAAAATGTTAGAAAAGTGAATAATTCAAGATGGGGATCTGTTCCCCCAGTTAACACTTGGAGAACAAATAGATAA
- a CDS encoding biotin/lipoyl-containing protein, producing MSRIFKVKVNGKSYDVEVEEVESNSSNKKPDQESKPEPNQEVKKTVPTPSPVRNEETKEPAPAPSSDGSEKEVLAPLPGVVIDIKVRVGDKVNPGDKLMVIEAMKMENEIPSEFTGVVDKILVSKGDNVDGDEPVIILK from the coding sequence TTGTCTAGAATATTTAAAGTAAAGGTAAATGGGAAATCATATGATGTTGAAGTTGAAGAAGTTGAATCAAATTCTTCAAACAAGAAGCCTGATCAAGAATCAAAACCTGAGCCCAATCAAGAAGTCAAAAAAACTGTTCCTACACCTTCACCAGTAAGAAATGAAGAAACAAAAGAGCCTGCGCCAGCTCCATCTTCTGACGGAAGTGAAAAAGAAGTTTTAGCTCCGTTACCAGGTGTGGTAATAGATATTAAAGTTAGAGTTGGAGACAAAGTAAATCCAGGAGATAAGTTAATGGTAATAGAAGCAATGAAAATGGAAAATGAAATCCCTTCAGAATTTACAGGAGTAGTGGATAAAATACTTGTAAGTAAAGGCGATAACGTTGACGGAGATGAGCCGGTAATAATTTTAAAATAA
- a CDS encoding potassium channel family protein has protein sequence MIKLEIYIQKLRRFIFSILIIFLVFVVGTSGYMILENWEFTESLFFTIVTLSTVGYTIPEGISMSTKVFTIFIILSGITVGVYALSQLTSFIVEGEMKNIMGVRKRMKKIANLDKHFIVIGAGKTGAFVCRNLLKSHKDFVVIDKNMERLEQLKQELGEDILFCQGEIKDENVMIKAGMEKASTIILTLPSDVDNLFAVLTAKTINKDIKVIAKANEPESVKKLEYAGIDRILVESEISGNRLAYMATQPNVVTFLETVTRAANKELQLEEVEIPEKSWMVNKTLKEISLPSLVNLIVISIQKKENKNIFNPRAETKVTNGDVLIVLGEEEKIGKLKKIVTERGN, from the coding sequence ATGATTAAATTGGAGATTTATATTCAAAAATTGAGAAGATTTATTTTCTCAATATTGATAATATTTTTAGTTTTTGTTGTGGGGACATCGGGGTACATGATTTTGGAAAATTGGGAATTTACTGAATCTTTATTTTTTACAATTGTAACTCTAAGTACAGTTGGTTATACAATCCCAGAAGGGATTAGTATGTCAACAAAAGTCTTCACTATTTTTATAATATTAAGTGGCATTACAGTTGGAGTTTATGCTTTATCACAACTAACGTCTTTCATTGTTGAAGGGGAAATGAAAAATATTATGGGGGTAAGAAAAAGAATGAAAAAAATAGCTAATCTGGATAAACATTTTATAGTAATTGGAGCTGGTAAAACAGGGGCTTTTGTTTGTAGGAATCTTCTAAAATCTCATAAGGATTTTGTGGTAATAGATAAAAACATGGAAAGATTAGAACAACTAAAACAAGAGCTTGGGGAAGACATTCTTTTTTGCCAAGGAGAAATAAAAGATGAAAATGTAATGATAAAAGCTGGAATGGAGAAGGCATCTACAATAATATTAACCCTACCTTCTGATGTGGACAACTTGTTCGCAGTTTTAACTGCTAAAACAATAAACAAGGACATAAAGGTTATAGCAAAGGCAAACGAACCTGAATCTGTTAAAAAATTAGAATATGCAGGAATAGATAGAATATTAGTGGAATCTGAAATATCTGGAAATAGGCTTGCATATATGGCTACCCAGCCAAATGTTGTTACATTTCTTGAAACTGTAACAAGAGCTGCAAACAAAGAATTACAATTAGAAGAAGTTGAAATTCCAGAAAAATCTTGGATGGTTAATAAAACTTTAAAAGAAATTTCTTTACCATCTTTGGTCAACCTTATAGTTATATCAATTCAAAAAAAAGAAAATAAAAATATATTCAATCCAAGGGCTGAAACTAAAGTAACCAATGGCGATGTTTTAATAGTTCTTGGTGAAGAAGAGAAGATTGGAAAATTAAAAAAGATAGTTACAGAAAGGGGTAATTAA
- the rpsF gene encoding 30S ribosomal protein S6, with translation MARERFYETMIVIKPTLSEEERTNLTEKVKGWITDTVDGTIEEEKRWGLRKFAYRTQKENLNEGDYTYFVYKANPEKINTLDERFHITQDIVRHLTIRREDLDKKAKSKESNITVEEPVSEENSAE, from the coding sequence ATGGCTAGAGAGAGATTCTACGAAACAATGATCGTTATCAAACCTACCCTTTCAGAAGAAGAAAGAACTAATTTAACTGAAAAGGTAAAAGGTTGGATAACAGATACTGTTGATGGAACTATCGAAGAAGAAAAAAGATGGGGTTTGAGAAAATTTGCTTACAGAACTCAAAAAGAAAACTTAAACGAAGGTGACTACACATATTTTGTGTATAAAGCTAACCCTGAAAAAATCAACACTTTAGACGAAAGATTCCATATTACACAAGATATAGTTAGACATCTAACTATAAGAAGAGAAGATTTAGACAAAAAAGCTAAATCAAAAGAATCAAATATAACTGTAGAAGAACCAGTATCCGAAGAAAATTCAGCGGAGTGA
- a CDS encoding single-stranded DNA-binding protein has product MSIAYNKIILVGRLTRDPEVRSTVSGSNVANFSLAVDRQSKNNNDVDFINIVAFGRQADFASNYLSKGKLILVEGQLRINKWTDRNDVKRESAEVWANRMTFMETKKAQMESQSYDDMNIEVEEGYSNNNDKKKNAIQDIDDESFSDEMPGFDEDPFGDIESDLSSDDNPL; this is encoded by the coding sequence ATGTCTATTGCGTATAACAAGATAATTCTTGTCGGAAGACTTACAAGAGATCCAGAAGTAAGGTCAACTGTTAGTGGTTCTAATGTTGCCAATTTTTCATTAGCCGTTGACAGACAATCTAAAAACAATAATGACGTTGATTTTATCAATATAGTTGCTTTTGGAAGACAAGCTGATTTTGCAAGTAACTATCTTTCTAAAGGAAAGCTTATTCTTGTTGAAGGACAATTAAGAATTAACAAATGGACTGATAGAAATGATGTGAAAAGAGAATCTGCTGAAGTTTGGGCTAATAGAATGACCTTTATGGAAACAAAAAAGGCTCAAATGGAGAGTCAATCTTATGACGATATGAACATTGAAGTTGAAGAAGGGTACTCAAACAATAATGATAAAAAGAAGAACGCTATTCAAGATATAGATGATGAATCGTTTTCAGACGAAATGCCTGGGTTCGATGAAGATCCATTTGGAGATATTGAGAGCGATTTAAGCTCTGACGATAATCCATTATAG
- the rpsR gene encoding 30S ribosomal protein S18, which produces MAYRRKRRRVKKCKLCSMKVNYIDYKDLNLLSDYINEKGKILPKRVTGNCSKHQRLLRQAIHRSRHVMLLPYTTDQ; this is translated from the coding sequence ATGGCATATAGAAGAAAGAGAAGAAGAGTAAAAAAATGTAAATTATGTTCAATGAAAGTTAACTACATTGATTATAAAGACTTAAATTTATTATCTGATTATATAAACGAAAAAGGTAAAATATTACCAAAAAGAGTCACAGGGAACTGTTCAAAACATCAAAGATTATTAAGACAAGCTATTCATAGATCAAGACATGTAATGTTATTACCTTACACAACAGATCAATAA
- the rplI gene encoding 50S ribosomal protein L9 produces the protein MKVLLLKDVKNLGNKNEIVDVSDGYARNYLLPKGFATEAGSGKIKHIKDMKKVEKKKKENQRKTSEDLLEKLQSHTYEIKANAGENGKLFGAITSKDLTKRIKEVAGIDFDKKWFNEKINIKELGKHIIRVKLPQNVKGEIKINVIPIK, from the coding sequence ATGAAAGTTTTACTACTTAAAGATGTTAAAAATCTTGGAAATAAAAATGAGATTGTAGATGTTTCAGATGGGTACGCAAGAAACTATCTTTTGCCAAAAGGATTTGCAACAGAAGCAGGATCGGGAAAAATAAAACACATAAAAGACATGAAAAAGGTGGAAAAAAAGAAAAAGGAAAACCAAAGAAAAACTTCAGAAGATTTGTTGGAAAAATTACAATCTCACACCTATGAGATAAAAGCAAATGCTGGAGAAAATGGTAAACTTTTTGGAGCTATCACTTCAAAGGATTTAACAAAAAGAATAAAAGAAGTCGCAGGAATTGATTTTGATAAAAAATGGTTTAACGAAAAAATTAATATAAAAGAATTAGGGAAGCATATTATAAGGGTAAAACTGCCCCAAAATGTTAAAGGCGAAATAAAAATTAACGTTATTCCAATTAAATAA
- a CDS encoding MBL fold metallo-hydrolase, whose protein sequence is MEFIIKSKALYTTWIYYKPDRILFDCGEGISAKLGNKIYGIEKIFLSHSHIDHIAGLWGLINTRNNAMGSREKDLTIYYPENSRQIESYLKFILDSNNHLRYKLDIMPLSLFDKIGLKNGRFIEPFKTLHTPAEKSYGYRIIERRNKLKEKYQSFSQNEIIDIVKKYGREELNDYYEANILTVSGDSLPISPEIANSAETLIHECTFFVEEDRKIRNHTSLNELKELIRKSNPKRVIIYHVSSRYNSLIRINESLLREEFPNIDISIIHPEKTHKL, encoded by the coding sequence TTGGAATTTATCATAAAATCAAAGGCATTATATACCACTTGGATCTATTATAAACCTGATAGAATTTTGTTTGACTGTGGAGAAGGCATTAGTGCTAAATTGGGTAATAAGATTTATGGTATAGAAAAAATATTTCTTTCCCACTCTCATATTGATCATATTGCTGGACTTTGGGGACTAATTAATACAAGAAACAACGCAATGGGTTCAAGAGAAAAGGATTTAACAATATATTATCCAGAAAATTCTAGGCAAATTGAATCATATTTAAAGTTTATCTTAGACTCAAACAATCATTTAAGATATAAATTAGATATAATGCCTTTATCTCTTTTTGATAAAATTGGTTTAAAGAATGGTAGATTCATTGAACCGTTTAAGACTTTACATACCCCTGCCGAAAAATCTTATGGTTATAGAATAATAGAAAGAAGAAACAAATTAAAAGAAAAATACCAATCTTTTTCACAAAATGAAATAATAGATATTGTAAAAAAATATGGACGTGAAGAATTGAACGATTATTATGAAGCAAATATTTTGACTGTTTCTGGTGATTCACTGCCTATTTCACCAGAGATAGCAAATTCAGCTGAAACGTTAATACATGAATGTACTTTTTTTGTTGAAGAAGACAGAAAAATAAGAAATCACACTTCTTTAAATGAATTAAAAGAATTGATAAGAAAAAGTAATCCAAAAAGAGTTATAATTTATCATGTATCAAGTAGATATAATTCTTTAATTAGAATAAATGAGAGCTTACTTAGAGAAGAATTCCCTAATATTGATATAAGTATCATACACCCTGAAAAAACTCATAAATTATAA
- a CDS encoding NfeD family protein produces the protein MPQWAFWIILSVIFGFVEIISPTFFFFWFAIGALVSGVVSLFIESFTLNLAIFIIVSLLLWISTRKIVSRWYKNSSPNKLYLDTLEGREGVIRAIDNEGKMIVNIKGDQWRAYSEDDSQELNVGDKIKVTKKSGNIIYVKKIDKGE, from the coding sequence ATGCCACAATGGGCTTTTTGGATAATACTATCAGTAATATTTGGTTTCGTTGAAATAATATCACCAACATTTTTCTTTTTCTGGTTCGCAATAGGTGCCTTAGTATCAGGAGTAGTTTCTCTGTTTATAGAATCTTTTACATTGAACTTAGCTATTTTTATAATTGTTTCTTTATTATTGTGGATCTCAACAAGAAAAATTGTATCAAGATGGTATAAAAACTCTTCCCCAAACAAGCTTTATTTGGATACTCTTGAGGGTAGAGAAGGGGTTATTAGAGCCATTGATAATGAAGGTAAAATGATCGTAAATATTAAAGGAGATCAATGGAGAGCTTATAGTGAAGATGATTCTCAAGAACTCAATGTTGGAGATAAAATAAAAGTAACAAAAAAATCTGGAAATATAATCTATGTTAAAAAAATAGATAAGGGAGAATAA
- a CDS encoding SPFH domain-containing protein — protein sequence MYVLIILALFLIFIVSGSLKIVRPYEKGLVERLGRYHRTVESGLNFIVPFVERITKIDIRETVIDVPPQEVITNDNVIVTVDAVIYYEITDVYRVIYNVGDFSSAAVKLAQTNLRNVIGELELDQTLTSRERINTKLREVLDDATDKWGVKVTRVEIKKIDPPDDIMDAMSRQMKAERMKRAAILESEGYKQSEIKKAEGDKTAAILKAEGQAESVKRVADAEKYKLTEEAAGRANAIEKVFKAIHEGNPTQDLITIRYLDALKDISNGQASKIFLPYEISGVLGSVSAMFEATKTDLQNKNENKENKK from the coding sequence ATGTATGTATTAATTATACTTGCTTTATTTTTGATTTTCATCGTTTCTGGTAGTTTGAAAATTGTAAGACCTTATGAAAAAGGTCTTGTAGAAAGACTTGGTAGATATCACAGAACTGTTGAATCTGGATTGAACTTTATAGTTCCTTTTGTTGAAAGAATTACAAAAATTGACATTAGGGAAACTGTTATAGACGTCCCACCTCAAGAAGTTATTACCAATGATAACGTTATAGTAACTGTAGATGCTGTAATATACTATGAAATTACAGATGTTTACAGAGTAATTTATAATGTTGGAGATTTCTCTTCAGCTGCAGTTAAATTAGCACAAACAAATCTAAGAAATGTAATTGGTGAGCTCGAACTTGACCAAACACTAACTTCGAGAGAAAGAATAAACACAAAATTAAGGGAAGTTTTGGATGATGCAACTGATAAATGGGGTGTAAAAGTAACAAGAGTTGAAATCAAAAAAATAGACCCACCAGATGATATTATGGATGCTATGAGTAGACAGATGAAAGCTGAAAGAATGAAAAGAGCAGCTATTTTAGAATCTGAAGGTTATAAACAATCAGAAATTAAAAAAGCTGAAGGTGACAAAACAGCTGCAATACTTAAAGCAGAAGGTCAAGCAGAATCTGTTAAGAGAGTAGCAGACGCGGAAAAATATAAACTTACTGAAGAAGCTGCTGGTAGAGCAAATGCGATTGAGAAAGTGTTCAAAGCAATTCATGAAGGTAATCCAACTCAAGATCTTATTACAATAAGATACCTTGATGCTTTAAAAGACATTTCTAATGGACAAGCAAGTAAGATTTTCTTGCCTTATGAAATATCAGGTGTTTTAGGTTCTGTTTCAGCTATGTTCGAAGCAACAAAAACTGATTTGCAAAATAAAAATGAAAACAAAGAAAATAAAAAATAA
- the pdo gene encoding protein disulfide oxidoreductase: protein MALLDDNTREQVKDLLSKMENNVKFVLFQGENEYSKVTGELLNELKEVEPKIELEMLNIDDPKADVYDIEKDLTPAIVLLDKDNNDNGIRFYGIPSGHEFSTLLQDILSVSSGNRVDFSEETQNKIKTIDKKMRIRVFITPTCPYCPKAVFSGHQSALLNDNIIGEMIEANEFGPLSSEHGVSSVPHTVIEIFNGDEWEKSGEFIGAYPEQQFIDELMKAVG from the coding sequence ATGGCTTTATTAGATGACAACACAAGAGAACAGGTAAAAGATTTACTTTCAAAAATGGAAAATAACGTAAAATTTGTTTTATTTCAGGGAGAAAATGAATATTCAAAAGTAACAGGTGAATTATTAAATGAATTGAAAGAAGTAGAACCTAAAATAGAATTAGAAATGTTGAATATTGACGACCCAAAAGCTGATGTTTATGACATTGAAAAAGATTTAACCCCAGCCATTGTTTTATTAGATAAAGATAATAATGACAACGGAATAAGGTTCTATGGAATCCCTTCTGGTCACGAATTTTCTACTTTATTACAAGACATACTTTCAGTATCGTCAGGAAACAGAGTAGACTTTTCTGAAGAAACACAAAATAAGATCAAAACAATTGATAAAAAAATGAGAATTAGAGTATTCATAACTCCAACATGTCCATACTGTCCAAAAGCTGTATTTTCTGGACATCAATCAGCTTTATTAAATGATAATATTATCGGAGAGATGATTGAAGCTAACGAGTTTGGTCCACTTTCTTCAGAACATGGTGTAAGCTCAGTTCCTCATACTGTTATTGAAATATTCAATGGCGATGAATGGGAAAAATCTGGTGAATTTATTGGGGCTTATCCAGAGCAACAATTCATCGATGAATTAATGAAAGCGGTAGGATAA
- the trxB gene encoding thioredoxin-disulfide reductase: MFFDMGTANKKQEIKDNYDIVIIGGGPAGISAGIYAVQGGLKPLIIEKTVEGGQMNFTELVENYPGFKSIEGSEIAEKFGDHAKHYGVDFHFSTVTKIVNNEENKIVKTDDGKVINTKVIIIATGANPKPLGAEGEKDFFGKGISYCASCDGHFFKDQKVAVIGGGNTALEESLYLAKIAKEVVIIHRRDKLRADKLYQDRAMALDNVTFKFDSEVVAFKGDKKLKTLSIKDKKENKVYDEDFDGAFAFIGHVPATGFLGDMLKTDSRGYIETDQNMETNLKGIYAVGDVRNTILRQVVTAVADGAIAASHAVREYF, translated from the coding sequence ATGTTTTTCGACATGGGTACTGCAAACAAAAAACAAGAGATAAAAGATAATTACGACATAGTTATCATTGGCGGTGGCCCGGCTGGTATTTCAGCTGGAATTTATGCCGTTCAAGGTGGGCTTAAACCTTTAATTATTGAAAAAACTGTTGAAGGCGGGCAAATGAACTTCACAGAATTAGTAGAAAATTATCCTGGGTTTAAATCAATTGAAGGCTCTGAAATTGCTGAAAAGTTTGGCGATCACGCAAAACACTATGGAGTTGATTTTCATTTTTCAACAGTAACGAAAATAGTAAATAATGAAGAAAATAAAATTGTTAAAACTGATGATGGAAAGGTTATAAATACAAAAGTTATTATTATAGCAACAGGGGCAAACCCTAAACCATTAGGAGCAGAAGGAGAAAAAGATTTCTTTGGAAAGGGAATTTCTTATTGTGCATCTTGTGATGGACATTTCTTTAAAGACCAAAAGGTTGCAGTAATTGGTGGAGGTAATACAGCTTTAGAAGAATCATTATATTTAGCAAAAATAGCCAAAGAAGTAGTGATAATACATAGAAGAGATAAACTTAGAGCAGATAAATTATATCAAGATAGAGCTATGGCATTAGACAATGTCACTTTTAAATTTGACTCAGAGGTCGTTGCTTTTAAAGGAGATAAAAAATTAAAAACTCTATCAATAAAAGATAAAAAAGAGAATAAAGTGTACGATGAAGATTTTGATGGGGCATTTGCTTTTATAGGCCATGTTCCAGCAACGGGATTTTTAGGTGATATGTTAAAAACTGATTCAAGGGGTTATATTGAAACTGACCAAAATATGGAAACTAATTTAAAAGGAATATACGCTGTCGGAGATGTTAGGAATACTATCTTAAGACAAGTTGTAACTGCTGTTGCAGATGGAGCTATTGCCGCTTCACACGCTGTAAGAGAATATTTTTAA
- the guaB gene encoding IMP dehydrogenase — translation MFNEALTFDDVLLLPKYSDIVPSQVNTRTRLVKDIYLNVPFLSAAMDTVTETRMAKAVAREGAAGVIHKNMPIEEQAYKVSKVKRAENGVITDPITISPDTKIKEAEQLMKEYKIGGLPVVDKYNKLLGILTNRDIRFERNSTKQAKELMTNYRNLVVAGPQIGLEKAKEILHENKIEKLPIVDKNNKIIGLITIKDVMAVIEKPLASRDKKGRLIVGAAIGVSDGLERAKKLIESGVDFLVLDSAHGHSSNIINLLKKLKDYDKNTPIIVGNIATKEAAIDLINVGADALKVGIGPGSICTTRIVAGIGVPQLTAIMNVNSVAKENNIPIIADGGIRFSGDIVKALAAGASTVMMGSIFAGTEEAPGETIIYNGRKFKTYRGMGSISAMKKGSKDRYFQDDVEEVDKLVPEGVEGMVAFKGEVADLIHQLLGGVKSGMGYIGAGNLNELLEKAEFVKISPSGMKESHAHDIKITKESPNYFLSGN, via the coding sequence TTGTTTAATGAAGCATTAACTTTTGATGATGTACTCTTACTGCCAAAGTATTCTGATATAGTTCCTAGCCAAGTAAATACAAGGACGAGATTGGTTAAAGACATATATTTAAACGTTCCTTTTTTATCTGCTGCAATGGATACAGTTACCGAAACAAGAATGGCAAAAGCTGTTGCAAGGGAAGGCGCTGCTGGTGTTATACACAAAAATATGCCTATTGAAGAACAAGCTTACAAAGTTTCAAAGGTAAAAAGAGCCGAAAATGGAGTTATCACGGATCCTATAACCATTTCTCCAGATACAAAAATAAAAGAAGCTGAGCAATTAATGAAAGAATACAAAATTGGAGGGTTACCCGTAGTTGATAAATACAATAAACTTTTAGGTATACTAACCAATAGAGATATAAGATTTGAAAGAAATTCTACTAAACAAGCTAAAGAATTGATGACAAACTATAGAAATCTTGTTGTTGCTGGACCTCAAATTGGATTAGAAAAAGCAAAAGAAATATTACACGAGAATAAAATAGAAAAGTTACCTATAGTAGACAAAAACAACAAAATCATAGGTTTGATAACTATAAAAGACGTAATGGCTGTAATAGAAAAACCTCTTGCTTCAAGAGATAAAAAAGGTCGTTTGATTGTTGGCGCTGCTATCGGTGTTTCTGACGGACTTGAAAGAGCTAAAAAATTAATAGAAAGTGGGGTGGATTTTTTAGTTCTTGATTCTGCACATGGACATTCCAGTAATATAATTAATCTTTTGAAAAAATTGAAAGATTATGATAAAAACACCCCTATAATAGTTGGAAATATAGCAACTAAAGAAGCTGCAATAGATTTAATAAACGTTGGAGCAGACGCTCTAAAAGTAGGTATTGGCCCTGGATCAATTTGTACAACAAGAATCGTTGCTGGAATAGGTGTACCACAGTTAACAGCTATAATGAATGTTAATTCTGTTGCTAAAGAAAATAATATACCAATAATAGCTGATGGAGGCATAAGATTTTCCGGCGATATAGTAAAAGCATTGGCCGCTGGAGCATCTACTGTTATGATGGGAAGTATTTTTGCTGGTACTGAGGAAGCCCCAGGAGAAACCATTATTTATAATGGTAGAAAATTTAAAACATACCGAGGGATGGGGTCTATAAGTGCAATGAAAAAAGGATCCAAAGACAGATATTTCCAAGATGATGTAGAAGAAGTAGATAAATTAGTGCCTGAAGGTGTCGAGGGTATGGTTGCTTTCAAGGGAGAAGTAGCTGACTTAATACACCAACTACTTGGTGGTGTAAAATCTGGTATGGGATACATAGGAGCAGGGAATTTAAATGAACTTTTAGAAAAAGCGGAATTTGTAAAAATTTCTCCTTCTGGGATGAAAGAAAGCCACGCACATGATATTAAAATTACTAAAGAATCACCTAATTATTTTTTATCTGGGAATTAA
- a CDS encoding acylphosphatase, whose amino-acid sequence MTISRKFILKGRVQGVGFRFFATKNANALGIKGTVKNLTNGNVEIFAKGEDSKIEQFKAKLIKGNSFSRVEDIEEYDVSNDEINNDDFHVRY is encoded by the coding sequence ATGACTATTAGCAGAAAATTCATTTTAAAGGGCAGGGTGCAAGGTGTTGGTTTCAGATTTTTTGCAACAAAAAACGCAAATGCTTTAGGAATAAAAGGTACAGTTAAAAATCTTACGAATGGGAATGTAGAAATTTTTGCGAAAGGTGAAGATTCAAAGATAGAACAATTCAAAGCTAAATTGATAAAGGGAAATTCTTTTTCAAGAGTAGAAGACATTGAAGAATACGATGTTTCAAATGATGAAATTAATAATGATGACTTCCACGTTAGATATTAA
- a CDS encoding ferritin codes for MAMKEKLIDALNKQLNKELYSAYLYQSMAAYFVSKNLEGFANWMDAQVQEEMLHARKMYDFILDRGGKVKLLPIDEPKHDWSNAFEVYKDALEHEEFVTDSINKLVDLSIEENDHAMDNFLQWFVTEQVEEEKTTGDIKNKLELIGDNVQALLALDEKLGTRQAVSSTDPQGQQ; via the coding sequence ATGGCTATGAAAGAAAAATTAATAGATGCATTAAACAAACAATTGAATAAGGAATTATATTCTGCTTATCTTTATCAATCAATGGCAGCATATTTTGTTTCAAAAAATTTAGAAGGATTTGCCAATTGGATGGATGCACAAGTTCAAGAAGAAATGCTTCATGCAAGAAAGATGTACGATTTTATTTTAGATAGAGGTGGTAAAGTAAAACTTCTACCCATTGATGAACCAAAACATGATTGGTCAAATGCTTTTGAAGTGTATAAGGATGCTTTAGAACACGAAGAATTTGTAACTGATTCAATTAATAAATTAGTTGATCTTTCAATTGAAGAAAATGATCATGCGATGGATAACTTTTTACAATGGTTTGTAACTGAACAAGTAGAAGAAGAAAAAACCACAGGAGATATAAAAAATAAATTAGAATTAATTGGAGACAATGTACAAGCTTTATTGGCTTTAGATGAAAAACTTGGGACAAGACAAGCTGTTAGTTCCACTGATCCTCAAGGACAACAATAG